In Thermococcus sp. MV5, the following are encoded in one genomic region:
- a CDS encoding DNA double-strand break repair nuclease NurA, translated as MARISQSHLNDVKRYLDSQLERISGLKRLVVEAGYKWEDFPPERKANVFAIDGSRMVKRLSGAIIYAVSSVAVGEDILQWHEIGLVSPYKHVDERIRLHMEMLENRMGALTFELKNADLILMDGTLSGSIARPPAYLESATRHFYEEDKIGTVNLVKGFLELLDSEWDKWKRALDEEGVINYSTVMARREEVFELLKPYVVEEELVEKIESDPNYREDFIIFLEYLEYLHSIDKLLQGKVAFVAKTFYTDDIIKQVTEGKKESKHALMPDVPIIDSISKKRGYMRFRYRETRKWSLPEVIKKAAGNKYLQRVMFLFPEEGNPVQSIQPAYVRFIDNGVIYLLEAIELDDELLSAILSVSEDEYIIPLEYAHHTVVIKKQEFDTYVDAILNALIGEDKRYLAFLRYGREPLE; from the coding sequence TTGGCGCGTATTAGTCAAAGCCATCTTAATGATGTAAAGAGATATTTAGACTCTCAGCTGGAGAGGATTAGTGGATTGAAGAGGCTGGTTGTAGAAGCAGGATATAAGTGGGAGGATTTTCCTCCTGAGAGAAAAGCAAACGTTTTTGCCATTGATGGGAGCAGAATGGTGAAGAGATTGAGTGGGGCTATAATCTATGCAGTTTCATCTGTTGCTGTGGGAGAGGACATTCTTCAATGGCATGAAATCGGTTTGGTATCTCCATATAAACATGTTGATGAAAGAATAAGGCTCCATATGGAGATGCTTGAGAACAGGATGGGCGCTTTAACATTTGAGCTGAAAAATGCGGATCTTATTTTAATGGATGGTACGCTAAGTGGTTCTATAGCACGTCCCCCTGCTTATTTAGAAAGTGCCACAAGGCATTTCTATGAGGAAGATAAAATCGGTACTGTGAATCTGGTTAAAGGTTTTTTAGAACTTCTTGACTCGGAGTGGGATAAATGGAAGAGAGCTCTTGACGAGGAAGGTGTTATTAACTACTCTACAGTGATGGCCAGAAGAGAAGAGGTTTTTGAATTGTTAAAGCCTTATGTTGTCGAGGAAGAACTTGTTGAAAAAATAGAAAGTGATCCAAATTACAGGGAGGACTTCATAATATTTCTTGAATACTTGGAGTACCTTCATTCAATAGATAAGCTCCTCCAGGGTAAAGTGGCATTTGTGGCAAAAACTTTCTACACTGATGACATAATAAAACAAGTTACAGAAGGTAAGAAGGAGAGCAAGCATGCTTTAATGCCTGATGTTCCAATAATAGACTCAATCTCGAAAAAGAGAGGTTATATGCGGTTTAGATATAGGGAAACTAGAAAATGGTCTCTTCCAGAGGTTATCAAAAAAGCTGCAGGAAATAAGTATCTTCAAAGGGTCATGTTCTTGTTCCCAGAGGAAGGAAACCCAGTTCAGAGTATTCAACCGGCTTATGTGAGGTTTATTGATAATGGCGTCATATATCTCCTAGAAGCAATTGAGCTTGATGATGAGCTATTATCTGCAATACTCTCTGTTTCTGAAGATGAGTACATTATACCTCTAGAGTATGCTCATCACACTGTTGTTATAAAGAAGCAAGAGTTTGATACTTATGTAGATGCCATACTTAATGCTTTAATAGGAGAAGATAAAAGATATCTGGCATTTTTGAGATATGGTAGAGAACCATTGGAATGA
- a CDS encoding glycine C-acetyltransferase, which translates to MAKLDWITEELNELKEKGLYVRIRVLQSSQGPWVVVDGKKVLNMCSNNYLGLAAHPKIKEAAIRAILDYGVGAGAVRTIAGTMELHVELEEKLAKFKKREAAILFQSGYNANLGAISALIKKGEDGVFVSEELNHASIIDGMRLSGAPKVIYKHLDMEDLKKRLEEAKDKKKKLIVTDGVFSMDGDLAPLPEIAELAEQYDAMVYVDDAHGEGVLGDSGRGIVDHYNLHDKIDFEMGTLSKAFGVIGGYVAGPEEAIDYLRQRGRPFLFSSAVNPPDVAAAIAAVEILQHSDELVKKLWDNTHFLQKGLRDIGYNLGNTKHPITPVMLYDEKLAQEFSRRLYEEYNIFAQAIVYPTVPLGTARIRLEPSAAHSKEDLQYVIDAFEDLGKKTGFLK; encoded by the coding sequence ATGGCAAAGCTTGATTGGATTACTGAGGAGCTCAATGAACTTAAAGAAAAAGGCCTCTACGTAAGAATTAGGGTTCTTCAAAGTTCTCAAGGCCCCTGGGTTGTTGTGGATGGGAAGAAAGTTCTTAACATGTGTTCCAACAACTATCTCGGCCTTGCTGCACACCCAAAAATCAAAGAAGCCGCTATAAGAGCAATTCTCGACTATGGTGTTGGTGCTGGAGCTGTTAGAACTATAGCTGGTACAATGGAACTCCACGTAGAGCTTGAGGAGAAACTGGCAAAATTCAAAAAGAGAGAGGCTGCGATTCTCTTCCAGAGTGGTTATAATGCAAACCTTGGAGCCATTAGTGCCCTCATAAAGAAAGGTGAGGATGGAGTTTTTGTAAGTGAAGAACTTAACCACGCCAGCATTATTGATGGTATGCGTCTAAGCGGTGCTCCAAAAGTCATCTACAAACACCTAGACATGGAAGACCTCAAAAAGAGACTTGAAGAAGCTAAAGATAAGAAAAAGAAGCTTATCGTCACCGATGGTGTCTTCTCAATGGATGGTGACTTAGCTCCACTACCAGAGATCGCTGAACTGGCAGAGCAATATGATGCTATGGTTTATGTTGATGATGCACATGGTGAAGGTGTTCTCGGTGATAGTGGAAGGGGTATAGTAGACCACTACAACCTTCACGACAAAATAGATTTCGAGATGGGAACTCTAAGCAAAGCTTTTGGTGTTATCGGGGGTTACGTTGCTGGCCCAGAAGAAGCAATAGATTATCTAAGACAAAGAGGAAGACCCTTCCTATTCTCTAGTGCAGTAAATCCACCAGATGTCGCTGCAGCTATTGCTGCTGTTGAGATCCTCCAACACAGTGATGAACTCGTTAAAAAGCTTTGGGATAACACACACTTCCTTCAAAAGGGTCTCCGTGATATTGGATACAATCTTGGAAATACCAAACACCCAATTACCCCAGTGATGCTCTATGATGAAAAACTTGCTCAAGAATTCAGTAGAAGATTATATGAGGAATACAATATTTTTGCACAGGCTATCGTATATCCAACCGTTCCATTAGGAACCGCGAGAATAAGACTCGAACCATCAGCAGCCCACAGCAAAGAAGACCTACAATATGTAATTGATGCGTTTGAGGATCTTGGGAAGAAAACTGGGTTCCTCAAGTGA
- the rad50 gene encoding DNA double-strand break repair ATPase Rad50, producing MRIRSLKIKNFRAHESSYIEFNDGINLIIGQNGSGKSSILEAIFAALYLGHGSFPRGYKRVNTRIGKSGFELVLKFEHNGRWYEIVRKSNGESYLKENGVILHDRDSDIARWSEKYLYPLHVFRNALYIKQGEIENILIDENVREKVLRKVLGIEDFENSANNAQEVVRELRRKKDYLEKLIQTSGDLQGRIEEQEKKLKEILVRINELRKQEIEISEKLSGISRRYEHLKKLRELLDQKEKEKLSIEGSLKQLETEIKNIKERISELEKELNELGDKEKRLIEIKWVEEEYGALNTILSKRAELQKIEIGESRLEERIKGIQREISELNSKEKEFQEAKKLEKEVLERYKTLKGFAEEYEKVRQLLAEREKYLNELKKAGYTKEKLTNELEEVEKARKKLKELEDRLVSLKGELNGLKRIEWKLRDNLSKLEGAKECPLCKRPIQEHDKGEIEREYKLEFAKIEEKKKEISKQLKELQEEKEKLERIKNREKTLIKLYKTLEFLETVEKKLERYDIESLKTSAEEFEKVREKAIEIKKEIIRLKRETERLAKVKKELEIISKDLEELKERKREILQEIRERGFTSFEEVEERIRELDPIYKEYIELRAVPKEIEIRKKKQNLLRDTLEKKEREFNILKENLKAIYGELGDLNRQFSEEEFEAVRKEHLNLSNTYAALLKEIEGSEALKEEILKNLEELKIRLEEVKKAEKELELVGRMIADMKTLREKLLKLKAEAERKGLSEVERVASELFSEMTERKYQGIKIIREKKFGKERIRIVVLYQGQEKEIDFLSGGEKIALGLSFRLALSLYKVKNMELLILDEPTPFLDEERRKKLVEIITQHLRKIPQVIIVSHDEELKDAADYVVRVTLVGGRSNVEVESLGAY from the coding sequence ATGAGGATAAGATCCCTTAAAATAAAGAATTTTAGAGCTCATGAGAGTTCTTATATTGAATTTAATGATGGGATTAACTTAATAATTGGTCAGAACGGTTCTGGTAAGAGCTCAATTCTTGAGGCAATCTTCGCTGCCCTTTATCTTGGCCATGGGAGTTTTCCTAGGGGATATAAAAGGGTAAACACGAGAATAGGGAAATCCGGGTTTGAACTAGTTCTAAAGTTTGAACATAATGGTAGATGGTATGAAATTGTAAGAAAGTCTAATGGTGAAAGCTATCTTAAAGAAAACGGAGTAATCCTGCATGACAGAGATAGTGACATTGCTAGATGGTCTGAGAAGTATCTCTATCCTCTTCACGTTTTTAGAAATGCCCTTTATATAAAGCAGGGTGAGATAGAAAACATCCTAATTGATGAGAATGTTAGAGAGAAGGTTCTTAGAAAAGTTTTAGGGATTGAAGACTTTGAGAATAGTGCTAATAATGCTCAAGAGGTTGTTAGGGAGCTAAGAAGGAAAAAAGACTATCTAGAAAAGTTAATTCAAACTTCGGGAGATCTTCAAGGAAGGATAGAAGAGCAAGAGAAAAAGCTTAAGGAGATACTTGTTAGAATAAATGAGCTTAGGAAGCAGGAGATTGAAATTTCAGAAAAGTTATCTGGAATTTCAAGGAGATATGAGCATCTCAAAAAACTCAGGGAATTATTGGATCAAAAAGAAAAGGAAAAACTCTCAATCGAGGGCTCGTTGAAACAACTTGAAACGGAGATAAAGAATATTAAAGAGAGAATTTCGGAGTTAGAGAAAGAGCTTAATGAACTGGGAGATAAGGAAAAACGTCTAATAGAGATTAAATGGGTGGAAGAAGAATATGGGGCACTTAATACTATTCTCTCAAAGAGAGCTGAGCTCCAAAAAATTGAAATTGGAGAAAGCCGGTTAGAAGAACGAATTAAGGGAATACAAAGAGAGATAAGCGAGCTTAACTCAAAAGAAAAGGAATTTCAGGAGGCGAAAAAACTCGAAAAAGAAGTTTTAGAGAGATATAAAACATTGAAAGGATTCGCAGAAGAGTATGAAAAAGTTAGACAGTTGCTTGCTGAAAGGGAGAAATATTTGAATGAGCTCAAAAAAGCAGGTTATACCAAAGAAAAGCTCACTAACGAGCTAGAAGAAGTTGAAAAGGCAAGAAAGAAGTTAAAAGAACTTGAAGATAGACTTGTGAGCCTAAAAGGCGAACTTAACGGATTAAAGAGAATTGAGTGGAAACTAAGGGATAACTTATCAAAACTAGAGGGTGCAAAGGAATGCCCTCTTTGTAAGAGGCCTATACAAGAGCATGATAAAGGAGAAATCGAGAGAGAATATAAGCTGGAATTCGCTAAGATAGAAGAAAAGAAGAAAGAAATTAGTAAACAGCTTAAAGAACTCCAAGAGGAAAAAGAGAAACTTGAAAGGATTAAAAATAGAGAAAAGACTTTAATCAAGCTATATAAAACATTAGAGTTCCTGGAAACTGTTGAAAAGAAGCTTGAAAGGTATGATATTGAAAGCTTGAAAACAAGTGCTGAAGAATTCGAGAAAGTGAGGGAGAAGGCTATTGAGATAAAAAAAGAAATTATTCGATTAAAGAGGGAGACAGAGAGACTTGCTAAAGTGAAAAAGGAACTGGAGATTATATCAAAAGATTTAGAGGAACTTAAGGAGAGAAAAAGAGAGATTCTTCAAGAAATAAGGGAGAGAGGATTTACTTCTTTTGAAGAAGTGGAAGAGAGGATAAGAGAATTGGATCCCATATACAAGGAGTACATAGAGCTTAGGGCAGTTCCAAAGGAGATTGAAATTCGGAAAAAGAAGCAAAATCTCTTAAGAGACACATTAGAGAAGAAAGAACGAGAATTTAATATTCTTAAAGAGAATCTTAAAGCTATTTATGGGGAGTTAGGGGATCTGAATAGACAATTCAGCGAGGAAGAATTTGAGGCTGTCCGTAAAGAGCATCTAAATCTATCTAATACCTATGCTGCTTTGCTTAAAGAGATTGAGGGTAGTGAGGCTCTTAAAGAAGAGATCCTCAAGAATCTGGAAGAGCTAAAAATAAGACTTGAGGAGGTTAAAAAGGCCGAAAAAGAACTTGAACTCGTTGGCAGGATGATAGCAGACATGAAAACCTTGAGAGAAAAGTTGCTCAAATTGAAAGCAGAAGCAGAAAGGAAAGGTTTAAGTGAAGTGGAAAGAGTTGCAAGTGAACTTTTCTCTGAGATGACGGAAAGAAAGTATCAGGGGATAAAAATAATCAGGGAGAAAAAGTTTGGTAAAGAGAGAATTAGGATAGTCGTCCTTTATCAAGGACAAGAGAAAGAAATTGACTTTTTAAGTGGGGGCGAAAAAATAGCTCTTGGGTTATCTTTTAGGCTGGCATTATCGCTTTACAAAGTGAAAAACATGGAGCTCTTAATTTTAGATGAACCTACTCCATTTTTGGATGAAGAAAGAAGGAAAAAGCTAGTGGAGATAATAACTCAGCATCTAAGAAAGATACCACAGGTGATAATAGTCTCCCATGATGAAGAATTAAAGGATGCGGCAGATTATGTTGTCAGAGTTACCCTTGTTGGTGGAAGAAGTAATGTAGAGGTGGAAAGTCTTGGCGCGTATTAG
- the endA gene encoding tRNA-intron lyase: MSEFKFYISGERVFSTMESAINKLYNKRHYGEVIGGKLFLSFIEAAYLLEKEWIKVFEGEKELGLEELFEKGRKKDEQFDLKFLVYKDLRDRGYTVKTALKYGSHFRVYRKGMEEHADWLIWVVSESQKMYPNDLIARVRVAHGVRKKMVLAVVDEDNDVVYYQVERVKF; encoded by the coding sequence TTGAGCGAGTTCAAATTTTATATCAGTGGGGAGAGGGTTTTCAGCACCATGGAAAGCGCGATAAATAAACTCTATAACAAGAGACATTATGGAGAAGTTATTGGTGGAAAGTTATTTCTCTCATTTATTGAGGCTGCCTATCTCCTTGAAAAAGAGTGGATTAAGGTTTTTGAGGGTGAAAAGGAACTAGGTCTTGAAGAACTTTTTGAAAAAGGTAGAAAGAAAGATGAGCAGTTTGACTTAAAATTCTTGGTATACAAGGATCTTAGAGACAGGGGATACACCGTCAAGACCGCTCTTAAATATGGCTCTCATTTTAGAGTATATAGAAAGGGTATGGAAGAGCATGCCGACTGGCTTATCTGGGTTGTAAGTGAGAGTCAAAAAATGTATCCAAATGACTTGATTGCAAGGGTTAGAGTGGCCCATGGAGTGAGGAAAAAGATGGTTCTTGCAGTTGTTGATGAGGATAATGATGTTGTTTATTACCAGGTTGAAAGAGTAAAGTTTTGA
- the rimI gene encoding ribosomal protein S18-alanine N-acetyltransferase, which yields MSVSSRDFLPRRIPLSLITIRPATLFDLNEIMRIERQSFREQYPRGLFLMFLEANRETFLVAEYNGQVIGYVMGYLKPDMEGHIMSIAVDPLYRGNGIGRALMEAVIDRLIKRGARYIGLEVRVSNQGAIKLYERLGFKKMKIIRRYYSDGEDAYYMMLTPESWGGKS from the coding sequence ATGAGTGTCTCTTCCCGAGATTTCCTTCCCCGGAGAATACCTTTAAGTCTCATTACAATTCGACCGGCCACACTTTTTGACTTAAACGAGATCATGCGTATTGAAAGGCAATCGTTTAGGGAACAATACCCTAGAGGATTATTTCTAATGTTCCTTGAAGCAAATCGAGAAACTTTCTTAGTTGCTGAGTATAATGGTCAGGTCATTGGTTATGTCATGGGTTATCTGAAGCCGGATATGGAAGGGCATATAATGAGCATTGCAGTTGATCCCCTTTACAGAGGGAATGGGATTGGCAGAGCATTAATGGAAGCGGTTATAGATAGGTTAATAAAGCGGGGTGCTCGGTATATAGGGTTGGAAGTTAGGGTTAGCAATCAGGGAGCGATAAAGCTCTATGAACGATTAGGGTTTAAAAAGATGAAAATTATCCGGAGGTATTACTCTGACGGAGAAGATGCCTATTATATGATGTTAACTCCAGAGAGTTGGGGGGGCAAGAGTTGA